In Chryseobacterium camelliae, one DNA window encodes the following:
- a CDS encoding ABC transporter ATP-binding protein codes for MIQNLKYVTSFNRKETWKVIFWSIFHSIFVAMPSGILLIVVWELFSEHPNTSVIWTVVGVMAVMLVIQFYIASKSMVLSNLWVYDLSTRLRIMLGNRIQKFSLGFFKKKDPGEIASIILQDVANFEGIFGHSMGNLASAAFGTVVLSVFLLLYDWRLALCLLAVLPLIYPFLALANYFIQKLGRKQIAARNTMGAKFLEYVQGIRHLKSYGLTGEKHQGLEHAFEEVRRKSITMEAIAGPFVMTASIIFEIGFLAMAALGLYYLNGHSITIPVLITFLIMGYNLYQPLKIVLVDYIVLRYMNESLDRVIHVMHEQTMETCRHEMPSRFDIVFHDVSFGYLDAMTVRNLDFTVPEKSMLALVGHSGSGKTTVASLIARFWDVSSGSITIGGVDIRNINQDHFYGLISEVFQEVYLFDDTIYNNIKIGKPDATRQEILDAADRARVLDFVWELPEGMNTTVGEGGSRLSGGQKQRISIARALLKDAPIVLLDEATASLDPENEVYIQQAIQELVQSKTVVVIAHKLATIRNADQILVLKEGKTAEQGTHNELMEFNGIYRNMWNIQQQSGGWKI; via the coding sequence ATGATTCAAAATCTGAAATACGTCACCTCCTTTAACCGTAAAGAGACCTGGAAAGTAATTTTCTGGTCAATCTTCCACAGTATCTTCGTGGCCATGCCGTCCGGCATTTTACTGATCGTAGTCTGGGAGCTCTTTTCGGAACATCCCAATACATCAGTGATCTGGACTGTTGTAGGTGTTATGGCAGTAATGCTGGTCATCCAGTTTTATATTGCATCGAAATCCATGGTACTCTCCAATCTCTGGGTATATGATCTTTCTACCCGGCTGCGCATAATGCTGGGCAACCGGATTCAGAAATTCTCATTAGGCTTCTTCAAAAAAAAGGATCCGGGAGAGATCGCATCGATTATTTTACAGGATGTGGCGAATTTTGAAGGCATATTCGGGCACAGCATGGGTAATCTGGCATCTGCTGCTTTCGGTACTGTAGTACTTTCCGTTTTTCTGCTCCTTTATGATTGGCGTCTGGCATTGTGCCTGCTTGCAGTATTGCCGCTTATCTATCCTTTTTTGGCACTGGCCAATTACTTCATTCAGAAACTGGGCAGGAAACAGATCGCTGCCCGCAACACTATGGGTGCTAAATTTCTGGAGTATGTTCAGGGTATCCGGCATCTGAAGTCCTATGGACTTACGGGAGAAAAACATCAGGGTCTTGAACATGCTTTTGAAGAGGTACGCCGGAAAAGCATTACCATGGAAGCCATTGCCGGACCTTTTGTGATGACAGCAAGCATCATTTTCGAAATTGGTTTTCTGGCGATGGCTGCACTTGGCCTGTATTACCTGAACGGGCATTCCATCACCATTCCCGTGCTGATTACATTTTTAATTATGGGGTACAATCTTTATCAGCCCCTTAAGATCGTTCTGGTAGATTATATTGTGCTACGCTATATGAATGAAAGCCTGGACCGTGTGATCCATGTCATGCATGAACAGACTATGGAAACCTGTCGGCACGAAATGCCTTCCCGGTTCGATATTGTTTTTCATGATGTAAGTTTCGGGTATCTGGATGCCATGACCGTACGGAATTTAGATTTTACGGTTCCGGAAAAATCCATGCTGGCCCTGGTAGGACATTCAGGCTCGGGAAAAACGACGGTCGCCTCGCTGATTGCCCGGTTCTGGGACGTGAGTTCAGGAAGTATAACCATTGGAGGTGTGGATATACGGAATATCAATCAGGATCATTTTTACGGACTGATCAGTGAAGTATTTCAGGAGGTATACCTGTTCGACGATACGATCTATAACAACATTAAGATCGGGAAACCCGATGCAACGCGGCAGGAAATCCTTGATGCCGCAGACAGGGCACGGGTATTGGATTTTGTCTGGGAACTGCCGGAAGGCATGAATACTACAGTAGGTGAAGGTGGCAGCAGGCTGTCCGGCGGACAGAAACAGCGCATCAGCATTGCCCGTGCGCTCCTGAAAGATGCCCCAATTGTTTTACTGGATGAAGCCACCGCAAGCCTGGACCCTGAAAATGAGGTATATATCCAGCAGGCGATCCAGGAATTGGTACAGTCCAAAACCGTTGTTGTCATTGCACACAAACTGGCTACCATCCGTAATGCTGACCAGATCCTGGTTTTGAAAGAAGGAAAAACAGCAGAACAAGGAACCCATAATGAACTGATGGAATTCAACGGGATCTACCGGAATATGTGGAACATTCAGCAACAGTCCGGAGGCTGGAAAATATGA
- a CDS encoding DUF1826 domain-containing protein produces the protein MNNIISESPQIGIVSTIAELIGTQFQGSMNALCWQRNIAGDFKEVVSKLRLEENITEVSAEDLLTLQLSEQGNMARKTILNDLQLLQDFGAQPSLNLLKCYDRDEELDFFPTDVYSYHVDRSPIMTDTFLCTYHGAASDILPNGQVTQKILIPEIREQLKRLHDGPEADFEAFLKDCFFDLHYQPKPNACPVNLGNGNLWRLAVDHPEQKVLPCVHRAPVENDGEYRLLLIC, from the coding sequence ATGAACAACATTATTTCTGAAAGCCCTCAAATAGGAATCGTTTCCACCATTGCTGAACTGATCGGCACCCAATTCCAGGGCAGTATGAATGCGCTGTGCTGGCAACGGAATATAGCCGGGGATTTTAAAGAAGTGGTATCCAAACTCCGGCTGGAGGAAAACATTACAGAAGTTTCTGCCGAAGACCTTTTGACCCTGCAGCTTTCGGAGCAGGGGAATATGGCCCGGAAAACCATCCTGAATGATCTGCAATTGTTGCAGGACTTCGGTGCACAGCCTTCCCTGAACCTGCTGAAATGCTATGACCGGGATGAGGAGCTTGATTTTTTCCCGACCGATGTCTATTCCTACCACGTCGACCGCTCTCCCATCATGACTGATACTTTTCTGTGTACGTATCACGGGGCAGCCAGCGATATCCTGCCGAATGGCCAGGTGACCCAAAAAATCCTCATTCCTGAAATCCGTGAGCAGCTTAAACGACTGCACGACGGTCCGGAAGCTGACTTTGAAGCATTTCTGAAAGACTGTTTCTTCGACCTCCATTATCAGCCCAAACCGAATGCCTGCCCGGTTAATCTTGGAAACGGGAACCTTTGGCGCCTGGCAGTAGACCATCCGGAGCAAAAAGTATTACCCTGTGTCCACCGGGCTCCTGTAGAAAATGACGGTGAGTACAGGTTGCTGCTGATTTGCTGA
- a CDS encoding PepSY-associated TM helix domain-containing protein, giving the protein MSGIFFVMVHFHDSFLAGKTGVWIVALSTIVFVISTLTGLILWWLKKWNKTTRQASFTIKWKVRFKRFNYDLHNVYGFYSLTVCFILGTTGLIIFFEPLMDATVKVAGGTTEHLMDTLPKEDSVRTRKDIDPFAYTVMEESGESEVSISNFERNKVGAYVFTSGKVGLKSIEYASVKVYDSYTGKEIRVDAV; this is encoded by the coding sequence ATCTCTGGAATTTTCTTTGTTATGGTCCATTTTCACGACTCCTTTTTAGCGGGAAAAACAGGAGTCTGGATTGTGGCCCTGTCAACGATCGTGTTTGTCATAAGTACGCTTACAGGCCTGATCCTGTGGTGGCTTAAAAAATGGAATAAGACTACCCGGCAGGCTAGCTTTACGATCAAATGGAAAGTCCGTTTCAAAAGGTTTAATTATGACCTCCATAATGTGTATGGCTTCTATTCCCTGACGGTATGTTTTATCTTGGGGACAACAGGGCTGATTATTTTCTTTGAGCCACTCATGGATGCCACTGTGAAAGTGGCAGGCGGCACTACGGAACACCTTATGGATACTCTTCCCAAAGAAGATTCTGTTAGAACCCGGAAAGATATTGATCCGTTTGCCTATACCGTAATGGAGGAAAGCGGCGAGAGTGAAGTCAGCATCTCAAACTTTGAAAGGAACAAAGTGGGAGCATATGTATTTACCTCTGGAAAAGTAGGGCTTAAAAGCATCGAATACGCTTCGGTAAAGGTGTATGATAGTTATACCGGAAAGGAGATTCGTGTTGATGCCGTTTAA
- a CDS encoding helix-turn-helix transcriptional regulator: MKKSLLLFLFILLTCVKTHAQSQKDLSGLKSRVAENSRLFNTNINKAYFDLDGLIKESRKLKDSLSEMKLLERKCRYFYNKNQIDSLIIASERLQKVSGNYDSKYYGAMADVYLAEIYSVNKFYDKAIFHLNNAYTTLQQDKSESKKIFYAKANVLSSFANVYMDKNEPGNAVKKLKEEIRSGSELKDRNEFASFQYLNYSNISNAYMPYNVDSAYYFARKSIEIKPADISDDKSMINNYIVIGQYYEHRKDYEKAVKNFHKALKIGKRTGIELNINSIYTSLQEIYLRKNQKDSFNFYENKAKQYDLQMLQSKYNSLQEVISKDKEELNLSSDRTPLLLVILLVMVSGTFAFLFFRISKKNKAERLNADKEIPEPQMKRNLRETYKNLISFLENNDPGFMFAFESVFPEFSEKLLKINPDLQQSEIEFCALLKLKLTTKEIAKYTFIETRTVQNKKYRLRKKLEIPQQTDIYHWIDSI, translated from the coding sequence GTGAAAAAGTCTTTACTGCTATTCTTATTTATCCTTTTAACCTGCGTAAAAACTCATGCTCAGTCGCAGAAAGATCTTTCCGGGTTAAAAAGTAGGGTTGCAGAAAATTCAAGGCTATTCAATACCAATATCAATAAAGCCTATTTTGATCTGGACGGGTTGATTAAAGAATCCAGGAAACTTAAAGACTCACTTTCGGAAATGAAACTGCTCGAAAGAAAATGCAGGTATTTTTACAACAAAAACCAGATCGACAGTCTTATTATTGCATCAGAACGGCTCCAAAAAGTTTCAGGTAATTATGATAGCAAATATTATGGAGCAATGGCGGACGTTTATCTTGCAGAAATCTATTCCGTAAATAAATTTTACGATAAAGCGATTTTTCATCTGAACAACGCTTACACTACCCTGCAACAAGACAAATCGGAAAGCAAAAAGATATTTTATGCAAAAGCCAACGTCCTGAGCAGCTTTGCCAATGTTTATATGGATAAGAATGAGCCCGGAAATGCAGTAAAAAAACTCAAGGAGGAAATAAGGAGCGGCTCCGAACTAAAAGACAGGAATGAATTTGCTTCGTTTCAGTATCTCAACTACTCCAATATTTCAAATGCTTATATGCCGTACAACGTGGATTCCGCCTACTATTTTGCACGAAAATCCATCGAAATAAAACCCGCAGATATTTCTGATGACAAATCCATGATCAACAACTATATTGTGATCGGCCAGTATTATGAACACAGGAAAGATTATGAGAAGGCAGTAAAAAATTTTCACAAGGCCTTAAAAATCGGAAAACGTACCGGCATTGAATTGAATATAAACAGTATCTATACATCCTTACAAGAAATTTACCTGCGTAAAAACCAGAAAGACAGCTTTAATTTCTATGAAAATAAAGCCAAGCAGTATGATCTCCAGATGCTTCAGAGTAAATATAATTCTCTGCAGGAAGTAATCAGTAAAGATAAAGAGGAGCTGAACCTGTCTTCCGACAGGACGCCTCTGCTGTTGGTGATTTTACTGGTAATGGTATCGGGAACTTTTGCATTTCTCTTTTTTAGAATCAGCAAGAAAAATAAGGCGGAGAGATTAAATGCAGACAAGGAAATTCCGGAACCTCAAATGAAAAGGAATCTGCGTGAAACTTACAAAAACCTTATCAGTTTTCTTGAAAATAATGACCCTGGATTTATGTTTGCTTTTGAAAGTGTATTTCCTGAATTTTCTGAGAAACTGCTGAAAATAAATCCTGATCTTCAACAGTCTGAAATTGAGTTCTGTGCGCTCCTGAAATTAAAGCTTACCACCAAAGAAATTGCGAAATATACCTTTATTGAAACACGGACCGTTCAAAATAAAAAATACAGGCTCCGCAAAAAGCTGGAAATTCCTCAGCAGACGGATATCTATCACTGGATCGACAGTATCTAA
- a CDS encoding T9SS type A sorting domain-containing protein, with protein MENITFFNFKKALTVCGVGLTVLTSAQQWSNAGSSALVSAGNSSYNNLVVDASGNYYISYYDTTVTKGSVQKFNGTSWSYVGGSAGITTGIATYNSLTTDLQGNIYYSNQASYPSTGMEIRKFSGGSWGMLPMATTSSINFHSITTSPSNVLFAYSSDGSGTVRRYSSSSGAWEQVGNSGFPGGATFPKIAVGSDNTLYASQITSGVFNVYKINANATSSDTWTLVGGGPVGNAYSSDSSFSDIALDGNNIPYVVYVSNTAGGRKLNVKKLSGNVWVQIGAANFSDSIVNNTAIAVTPAGAPYVVASIWDSSNSNNGRNSVYRFNTSSGNWERFGDPFISTAASNYNDIAIDPVNNYVVVAYSESGTMVKRMSMNVLAVHDVKTSDTFGIYPNPTEGIAYIKDAKKIKSVEVSNMAGQMTAAKISGQQIDISDSPKGVYFVKATYEDGKISVQKLIKK; from the coding sequence ATGGAAAACATCACTTTTTTTAATTTTAAAAAGGCTCTTACGGTTTGCGGAGTAGGTCTTACCGTTCTTACCTCTGCCCAACAGTGGAGCAACGCAGGTTCATCTGCCTTGGTTTCAGCAGGCAACAGCAGCTATAATAATCTGGTTGTAGATGCTTCGGGAAATTATTATATCTCGTACTATGACACAACCGTAACGAAAGGCTCAGTACAGAAGTTTAACGGGACCTCATGGTCTTATGTAGGAGGCTCAGCGGGAATTACTACCGGCATTGCTACATATAATTCGTTAACAACTGATCTTCAGGGAAATATCTATTACAGCAACCAGGCCAGCTATCCGAGTACGGGAATGGAGATCAGAAAATTCAGTGGAGGATCATGGGGCATGCTTCCGATGGCTACAACTAGCAGCATCAACTTCCACTCGATCACAACATCACCATCCAACGTGCTTTTTGCATACAGTTCCGACGGATCCGGAACGGTAAGAAGATACAGCAGCAGCAGCGGAGCATGGGAACAGGTAGGAAATTCCGGATTTCCTGGTGGAGCTACTTTCCCTAAAATAGCAGTGGGTTCAGATAATACGCTTTATGCCTCGCAGATCACTTCTGGGGTATTCAATGTTTATAAAATCAACGCCAATGCAACTTCATCAGATACCTGGACCCTCGTAGGAGGCGGTCCGGTAGGTAATGCATACAGTTCGGACAGTTCTTTTTCCGATATTGCGCTAGATGGAAATAATATTCCCTATGTCGTATACGTATCGAACACTGCAGGAGGAAGAAAATTGAATGTAAAGAAACTTTCAGGAAATGTCTGGGTACAGATCGGCGCTGCCAACTTTTCGGACAGTATAGTAAACAATACTGCCATCGCGGTAACGCCAGCAGGTGCACCGTACGTGGTTGCATCGATTTGGGACAGCTCTAACAGCAACAATGGCAGAAACAGCGTATATCGCTTTAATACTTCATCAGGAAACTGGGAAAGATTCGGAGATCCTTTTATTTCAACAGCAGCTTCTAACTATAACGACATCGCTATTGATCCCGTAAATAATTATGTGGTGGTAGCTTATTCCGAAAGTGGCACAATGGTAAAAAGAATGTCAATGAATGTTCTTGCCGTACATGACGTTAAAACTTCTGATACTTTCGGCATATATCCGAATCCGACAGAAGGAATAGCGTATATAAAAGACGCAAAAAAGATTAAATCTGTGGAAGTGAGCAATATGGCCGGACAGATGACAGCCGCAAAAATTTCTGGGCAACAGATTGATATTTCAGATTCCCCGAAAGGTGTTTATTTTGTAAAAGCGACTTATGAAGACGGCAAAATTTCAGTACAAAAGCTGATAAAAAAATAG
- a CDS encoding TonB-dependent siderophore receptor has product MKKLFCPVVLLPGFLAFAQQQKDTVAHSKIIDEVIVSGIRKYAEKKSDYVARMPLKNLENPQVYTVLPRELMQQQVATDLQSSLNLLPGVNNVSVNVGSGGIGLGLTMRGFSSNASAGALRNGMATNFVSLSDPVNLEAIEVIKGPSGTLFGSALLVGYGGFVNRVTKKPFNHFKGEIGYIAGSWSSNRVTVDINTPLNAGKTFLARLNAA; this is encoded by the coding sequence ATGAAGAAATTATTCTGTCCGGTAGTTCTGTTACCGGGATTTTTAGCCTTTGCGCAACAACAAAAAGACACTGTGGCTCACTCAAAAATTATTGATGAAGTTATTGTTTCCGGGATCAGGAAATATGCAGAAAAGAAATCTGATTATGTGGCCAGGATGCCGCTTAAAAATCTCGAAAACCCACAGGTCTATACTGTCCTGCCAAGAGAATTGATGCAGCAGCAGGTGGCCACGGACCTGCAGAGTTCATTAAACCTTCTGCCGGGCGTTAATAATGTGTCCGTAAATGTAGGCAGCGGAGGTATAGGATTAGGGCTTACCATGCGCGGATTCAGTTCCAATGCTTCAGCCGGAGCGCTCCGGAACGGGATGGCCACTAATTTTGTTTCTCTTTCGGACCCTGTTAACCTGGAAGCTATTGAGGTCATCAAAGGGCCCTCAGGGACATTATTCGGTTCTGCATTGCTGGTAGGATACGGAGGATTTGTCAACCGGGTGACCAAAAAGCCCTTCAATCATTTCAAAGGGGAAATAGGGTATATCGCAGGAAGCTGGAGCAGTAACCGCGTTACGGTAGATATCAATACGCCTTTAAATGCAGGCAAGACTTTTTTAGCACGTCTGAATGCTGCCTAA
- a CDS encoding DKNYY domain-containing protein, whose product MKNYVFFLALILLSICTSCRNIGKLANEQKSRSYFIDSKGKVSYCMNGNWFSLGISPMPEADAQSFEVLAEDIARDKNAVYFCAIKQKQVDRNSFYVDKKIPKDRFHVYYILQHYGFKIIEGADPKTYELIDNHPNWARDRSHYFYSDKLVHADRKTFAFINSFFMKDKDSVYTTPNTGGFKSILPNSGNAEAVNDYYMRFGNTIYYPSFQQGSDGTTRSFDSIHAIRVINEQTICVNNKDILILGKNFKYAEVDAPSFQLLTFDGDQDDAYMFSYYSKDKNHVYYDQEVIPGADVKTFILIGRDFGKDDKNAYFQNKLLKGVDATSFKKEGNYYKDKLGNKFSALTGNKV is encoded by the coding sequence ATGAAAAACTATGTTTTCTTTCTGGCCCTTATTTTACTCAGCATCTGTACTTCATGCCGTAATATTGGCAAGCTGGCCAACGAGCAGAAATCAAGGTCTTACTTTATCGATTCCAAAGGAAAAGTTTCTTATTGTATGAATGGCAACTGGTTCAGTTTAGGCATATCCCCCATGCCGGAAGCCGATGCACAATCGTTTGAAGTACTGGCAGAGGATATAGCCCGGGATAAAAATGCCGTCTATTTTTGTGCAATAAAACAAAAGCAGGTAGACCGGAATTCTTTTTATGTTGACAAGAAGATCCCCAAAGATCGTTTTCATGTCTATTATATTCTTCAGCACTATGGCTTTAAAATTATTGAAGGTGCAGATCCGAAGACTTATGAACTGATAGACAACCATCCAAACTGGGCAAGGGATAGAAGTCATTACTTCTATTCTGATAAGTTAGTACATGCGGACCGGAAAACCTTTGCATTCATCAATAGCTTTTTTATGAAAGATAAAGATTCCGTGTATACAACACCTAATACCGGAGGCTTTAAATCAATCCTTCCTAATTCTGGAAATGCTGAAGCTGTTAATGACTATTACATGAGATTCGGGAATACCATCTACTATCCTTCTTTTCAGCAGGGTTCTGATGGTACAACCAGGTCCTTCGACTCAATACATGCCATCCGTGTGATTAATGAGCAAACTATTTGCGTAAACAATAAAGACATACTTATCTTGGGCAAAAATTTTAAGTATGCTGAAGTTGATGCGCCTTCCTTCCAGCTACTGACTTTTGATGGTGATCAAGATGATGCGTATATGTTCAGCTATTATTCAAAAGACAAAAACCATGTCTATTATGACCAGGAAGTTATTCCTGGTGCTGATGTAAAAACGTTTATCCTCATCGGCCGTGATTTCGGAAAAGATGACAAAAATGCCTATTTCCAAAATAAACTGCTGAAAGGCGTGGATGCAACCAGTTTTAAGAAAGAAGGAAATTATTATAAGGATAAGCTGGGGAATAAATTCAGTGCTCTGACGGGGAATAAGGTGTAA